The Deinococcus cellulosilyticus NBRC 106333 = KACC 11606 genomic interval AAAGCCGAAGTGGTGCTGAATGCTGACCGGGTGAAGGAAATTGCAGGCAAGCTCTCCGAGACAGGCAACATGAGCCCTGAAGCCCTGAGGGCCATCCGGCGTGACCTGTACGGCCTGATAGATGAGGAAGACCCCGATGCCCAAACCGAATAAGGGTCTCCTGCTGCCTTACCAGAAATCCTGGGTGCTGGACAAAAGGCGCTTCAAAATCGGTTTGATGAGCCGTCAGTCAGGAAAATCCTTCGGGGCCACCCTGGAATATGTGGATGATTCTGTCACCCACAAAGACACGTACATTTACCTGTCCAGTGGAGAGCGTCAGGCCGCTGAACTGGCTGACAAAGCCAAAACCCACCTGCAGGCGTACCAGATGGCTGCCAAAGAATTCGAAGACCGTTTCCTGGGAGAAACAGGCTTTGAGTGCAAGAAACTGGAGCTGAAACTGCCCAACGGTTCCCGACACATTTTCGTGCCTGCCAACCCCGACACCGTGCGTGGCTTCTCCGGGAATGTGCTGTGGGACGAAGCAGACATTCACCCCCTCAACAAAGAAATCTGGGGTGCCCTCTTCCCAATCATCACCCGGCACAAGAGGTACAAGCTCCGGCTGATCAGCACTCCCAAACTGCAAGGCCAGTTCAAGGACATCTGGGATGAAGCCTGGGACAGCACCCTGAACCAGCCCAGAGCAGAAAGCATCTGGAGTGCCCACAAAATCACCATCCATGATGCTGTCAATCAAGGACTGGACGTGGACCCCGATGAGCTGAAAAGGGCCCTTAAAAACGATCTGATGTGGCAGCAGGAATACCTTCTGGAATGGGTGGATGAGGACACAGTGCTGCTGCCTTACAGCATCATCATGGCTGCAGAATCCCAGGCCGCCACCATGGAATACCTGGGCAACATGCTCAATGCTGCTGGAGAACTGTACCTGGGCGTGGACATCGC includes:
- a CDS encoding terminase large subunit domain-containing protein yields the protein MPKPNKGLLLPYQKSWVLDKRRFKIGLMSRQSGKSFGATLEYVDDSVTHKDTYIYLSSGERQAAELADKAKTHLQAYQMAAKEFEDRFLGETGFECKKLELKLPNGSRHIFVPANPDTVRGFSGNVLWDEADIHPLNKEIWGALFPIITRHKRYKLRLISTPKLQGQFKDIWDEAWDSTLNQPRAESIWSAHKITIHDAVNQGLDVDPDELKRALKNDLMWQQEYLLEWVDEDTVLLPYSIIMAAESQAATMEYLGNMLNAAGELYLGVDIAWERHLFVIWLLEKVGDLFITRAVIRMHKPTVKEARERLFSLIPFCVRVAIDATGPGIQMAKEAKELFGLKVEGVTFNNKNKEDMAVTTKRVLEDRKFLIPAEEGVREAFHAIRVMRTPNGALRFDAESTDQGHADEFWAAALALSIAVQKSSPYQASRRKSSRR